A single Candidatus Desulfarcum epimagneticum DNA region contains:
- a CDS encoding Dihydrodipicolinate reductase — protein MRPIQIMISGLPGDVAAKVAAHALSDERFRVLDVSLTGPDISDKTCRVGGAEFQLVGPKDREGAVAALMDREGAFMCVDYTHPSAVNDNAEFYCRMGLPFIMGTTGGDRGLLEKKVTASLVPAVIAPNMAKQIVGFQAMMEYAAETFPGLFEGYSLSIRESHQNGKADTSGTAKSMVGYFNRMGVAFSEDEIVKIRDPHVQKNELNVPEAHLAGHGWHTYTLVSKDGAARFEFSHNINGRDIYAQGTLDAAIFLQRMIDKGEKGRAFSMIEALKGAGS, from the coding sequence ATGCGACCCATTCAAATCATGATCAGCGGTCTGCCGGGAGACGTGGCGGCCAAGGTGGCGGCCCACGCTCTTTCAGACGAACGCTTTCGCGTCCTGGATGTCTCACTCACCGGGCCTGATATTTCCGACAAAACATGCCGGGTCGGCGGCGCGGAGTTTCAGCTCGTCGGCCCCAAAGACCGGGAGGGGGCCGTGGCGGCGCTCATGGACCGCGAAGGCGCCTTTATGTGTGTGGATTACACCCACCCCTCGGCGGTGAACGACAACGCGGAATTTTACTGCCGCATGGGCCTTCCCTTTATCATGGGAACCACGGGCGGGGACCGGGGGCTTTTGGAAAAAAAGGTGACGGCCTCTTTGGTCCCGGCGGTCATCGCCCCGAACATGGCCAAACAGATCGTGGGTTTTCAGGCCATGATGGAATACGCCGCCGAAACCTTCCCGGGCCTGTTTGAAGGCTATTCCCTTTCCATCCGGGAAAGCCACCAGAACGGAAAAGCCGACACGAGCGGCACCGCCAAATCCATGGTGGGATATTTCAACCGGATGGGCGTTGCCTTTTCCGAAGACGAAATCGTCAAAATCAGGGACCCCCATGTCCAGAAAAACGAGCTGAACGTTCCTGAAGCGCATCTTGCGGGGCACGGCTGGCACACCTACACCCTGGTCTCAAAGGACGGCGCGGCCCGGTTTGAGTTTTCCCACAACATCAACGGGCGGGACATTTACGCCCAGGGCACCCTGGACGCCGCGATTTTTCTCCAGCGCATGATCGACAAAGGGGAAAAGGGCCGGGCGTTTTCCATGATCGAGGCGCTCAAAGGCGCCGGATCATGA
- a CDS encoding conserved exported hypothetical protein (Evidence 4 : Unknown function but conserved in other organisms), protein MRGRWKIKGAWAAICLAVLMAASPARSERMFPPEGWKDAPDPVASPFAVPGGEIAIFAGPYPKSLNYYLDTNVFSAEIFGAMYETLLSMNSRTLEYEPSLAERWSISDDQKTFTFYIDPKAKWSDGRPVTAFDVKWTWEAVTNPAHLTGPHKIDLERFHSPEILDSRTIRFTATDVHWKNLSAVGNFYIMPRHMFKDKDFNKINFEFPTVSGRYRLAKIDEGRFLNMERRGDWWNAGALRFKGIGNFKTLKFRFYAERENAFDAFKKGLIDLFPVYTSRIWIQDVKGEKFEKNWIVKQSVHNHNPVGFQGFAMNMRRPPFDDVRVRKAMAHLLNRRKMNATLMYDQYFLHRSYFEDLWSKKRPCPNPVMEFDRAKADALLKEAGWRASPKTGILEKNGVPFSFRFLTRSAFVDKFLAIYAEDLKNSGIDLVIDKKDWAAWARDMDEFNYQMTWAAWSSGIFKDPEGMWLSGEADRKGGNNITGFKSPKVDALIDAQKGVFHIEKRNDINRRIDQEIYRAHPYVLLWNIRHTRLLHWNKFGTPETVLSKYGDERSAYWLWWMDEDSRADLNDAIENKAFLPDRPSAVFFDDVF, encoded by the coding sequence ATGAGGGGGCGATGGAAAATAAAAGGGGCGTGGGCCGCGATCTGCCTGGCCGTTCTCATGGCGGCGTCGCCGGCCCGGTCCGAGCGGATGTTTCCGCCGGAAGGATGGAAGGACGCGCCCGATCCCGTGGCCTCCCCCTTCGCGGTTCCGGGCGGGGAAATCGCCATATTCGCCGGCCCGTATCCCAAGAGTCTGAACTATTACCTGGACACCAACGTCTTTTCGGCGGAAATTTTCGGGGCCATGTACGAGACCCTTTTGTCCATGAACAGCCGGACCCTGGAATATGAGCCGTCCCTGGCCGAAAGATGGTCCATATCCGACGATCAAAAAACCTTCACCTTTTATATCGACCCCAAAGCGAAGTGGAGCGACGGCCGGCCCGTCACGGCCTTTGATGTGAAATGGACCTGGGAGGCCGTCACCAATCCGGCCCATCTCACCGGCCCCCACAAAATCGACCTGGAGCGTTTCCATTCCCCGGAGATCCTGGATTCCCGGACCATCCGATTCACGGCCACAGACGTCCACTGGAAAAACCTTTCGGCGGTCGGGAACTTTTACATCATGCCCCGGCATATGTTTAAAGACAAAGATTTCAATAAGATCAACTTTGAGTTTCCAACGGTGTCCGGGCGCTATCGCCTGGCAAAAATAGACGAGGGGCGTTTTTTGAACATGGAAAGACGCGGCGACTGGTGGAACGCCGGGGCGCTTCGGTTCAAGGGAATCGGGAATTTCAAAACCCTGAAGTTCCGGTTTTACGCGGAGCGGGAAAACGCCTTTGACGCCTTTAAAAAAGGGCTCATCGACCTTTTTCCCGTCTATACGTCCCGGATATGGATCCAGGATGTCAAAGGAGAGAAGTTTGAGAAAAACTGGATCGTGAAGCAAAGCGTCCACAACCACAACCCGGTGGGGTTCCAGGGGTTCGCCATGAACATGAGGCGGCCGCCCTTTGACGATGTGAGGGTCCGAAAGGCCATGGCCCATCTTCTTAACCGCCGAAAGATGAACGCCACGCTCATGTACGACCAGTATTTTTTGCACCGGTCCTACTTTGAGGATCTGTGGTCCAAAAAACGCCCCTGCCCCAACCCCGTCATGGAATTCGACCGGGCCAAAGCCGACGCCCTTTTAAAGGAGGCCGGGTGGCGGGCCAGCCCCAAAACCGGGATTTTAGAGAAAAACGGGGTCCCGTTCTCGTTCAGGTTTTTAACCCGAAGCGCCTTTGTGGACAAATTTCTGGCCATTTACGCCGAAGACCTCAAAAATTCGGGAATCGATCTTGTGATCGACAAAAAAGACTGGGCCGCCTGGGCCAGGGACATGGACGAGTTCAATTACCAGATGACCTGGGCCGCCTGGAGCTCCGGGATATTCAAAGACCCCGAGGGCATGTGGCTCTCCGGAGAGGCGGACCGAAAAGGGGGAAACAACATCACCGGGTTTAAAAGCCCGAAGGTGGACGCGCTCATCGACGCCCAGAAAGGCGTGTTTCATATCGAAAAACGCAATGACATCAACCGCCGGATCGACCAGGAGATTTACCGGGCCCACCCCTACGTTCTGCTCTGGAACATCCGCCACACCCGGCTTTTGCACTGGAACAAATTCGGGACCCCGGAGACCGTTTTGTCC